A genome region from Lactobacillus sp. ESL0791 includes the following:
- the uvrA gene encoding excinuclease ABC subunit UvrA, whose product MANNEIVIRGAREHNLKNIDLTIPKDKLVVITGLSGSGKSSLAFDTLYAEGRRRYVQSLSSYARQFLGQMDKPDVDSIDGLNPAISIDQKTTSHNPRSTVGTVTEINDYLRLLWARVGHPICPNDGTLIERQSAEQMVNRILKLPERTRIQLLAPVIRAKRGAHKEVFKRVQRAGYVRVIVDGEMHEIGEDLALDKNKRHTIDIVVDRLIVKDGIRSRLFDSVESALRLSNGYMNVDVIGGETLSFSEYYACPKCGFTVGEMEPRLFSFNAPFGACPDCDGLGMKLEVDEDLVLPDKSKTLDEGALIPWKNSKYYSEMLKQACTALKIPMDKPFSKLTKKQKSIILHGSTTKIKFHVTGEFGVNDTEVPFEGVMDNVERRYRHPMSTFMRDAMGKYMTELTCSTCHGERLNEKALAVKVMGKNIAEASELPIDHALDFFNQVKLNEQETAIAKPILKEVRDRLTFLVSVGLSYLTLSRSANTLSGGEAQRIRLATQIGSNLSGVMYVLDEPSIGLHQRDNDRLIASLKKMRDLGNSLIVVEHDDETMRQADYLIDMGPGAGSFGGKVMAAGTPEEVAHNPNSLTGQYLTGKKFVPVPLKRRKGNGKKITVTGAQENNLKNLTVDFPLGEFIVVTGVSGSGKSTLVNMILKRALAQKINRNQAKPGKYKSIRGYKNIEKIIDIDQSPIGRTPRSNPATYTSVFDDIRGLFAQTNESKLRGYTKARFSFNVKGGRCEACHGDGIIKIEMNFLPDVYVPCKVCHGRRYNSETLEVTYREKNIAQVLDMTISEACSFFKNIPKIARKLQTIVDVGLGYVKLGQSATTLSGGEAQRMKLAAELQKLSTGKNFYILDEPTTGLHTDDIKHLLEVLQRLVDQGNTVLVIEHNLDVIKNADWLIDLGPEGGEGGGMIVATGTPEDLVKVKDSYTGQYLRPVLQRDTRLTIKAANK is encoded by the coding sequence ATGGCAAATAACGAAATTGTGATTCGCGGGGCCCGCGAACATAACTTGAAAAATATTGATTTAACTATCCCCAAAGATAAGCTGGTGGTGATAACCGGCTTATCGGGTTCTGGTAAAAGTTCGCTGGCCTTTGACACATTGTATGCCGAGGGACGTCGCCGCTACGTGCAGTCGCTGTCCAGCTATGCCCGCCAATTTTTGGGGCAGATGGATAAGCCGGATGTTGATTCAATTGACGGCCTAAACCCGGCAATTTCGATTGATCAGAAAACAACGTCGCACAATCCGCGCTCAACTGTAGGAACGGTTACGGAAATCAATGATTATCTGCGGCTGTTGTGGGCCCGTGTGGGCCACCCAATCTGTCCAAATGACGGGACGCTGATTGAACGGCAATCGGCAGAACAAATGGTTAACCGGATTTTAAAATTGCCTGAGAGAACAAGAATCCAACTTTTAGCTCCCGTAATTAGGGCGAAGCGCGGGGCGCACAAAGAAGTCTTTAAACGGGTCCAGCGTGCCGGGTACGTGCGGGTAATTGTCGACGGTGAGATGCACGAAATCGGTGAGGATTTGGCGCTAGACAAGAATAAACGGCATACAATCGATATTGTGGTCGACCGTTTAATTGTCAAGGACGGGATCCGCTCGCGTTTGTTTGATTCGGTTGAGTCAGCATTACGCCTGTCAAATGGTTATATGAATGTTGATGTAATTGGTGGTGAGACATTAAGTTTCTCTGAGTATTATGCTTGCCCCAAGTGTGGTTTTACGGTGGGAGAAATGGAACCGCGGCTGTTTTCTTTCAATGCCCCGTTTGGTGCCTGTCCGGATTGTGATGGCCTGGGGATGAAGCTGGAAGTGGACGAGGACCTGGTTTTACCTGATAAGTCCAAGACGCTGGATGAAGGGGCGTTGATTCCGTGGAAAAATTCCAAATATTACAGTGAGATGCTTAAGCAGGCGTGTACAGCTCTGAAAATTCCCATGGATAAGCCGTTTAGCAAGCTTACCAAAAAGCAAAAAAGTATTATCCTCCACGGCTCAACCACAAAGATTAAATTTCACGTCACAGGTGAATTCGGCGTCAATGATACCGAAGTGCCATTTGAGGGTGTGATGGACAATGTCGAGCGGCGCTATCGGCACCCGATGTCAACGTTTATGCGGGATGCAATGGGCAAGTACATGACTGAACTCACATGTTCAACCTGTCACGGTGAGCGCCTTAACGAAAAGGCTTTGGCTGTCAAAGTAATGGGCAAAAACATTGCCGAGGCTTCCGAATTACCGATTGATCATGCCTTGGACTTTTTTAACCAAGTTAAATTAAACGAGCAGGAAACGGCCATTGCCAAGCCAATTTTAAAAGAAGTACGCGACCGGCTCACTTTTCTTGTGAGCGTCGGCCTCAGCTATTTGACTTTGTCGCGGTCTGCCAACACCTTGTCCGGGGGCGAAGCGCAGCGAATTCGGCTGGCAACGCAGATTGGTTCAAACTTGTCCGGTGTCATGTATGTGCTTGACGAACCTTCAATCGGTTTGCATCAACGTGACAACGACCGTCTGATCGCCTCCCTAAAAAAGATGCGGGATTTAGGCAATTCACTGATTGTGGTTGAACACGACGATGAAACGATGCGGCAGGCTGATTATTTAATCGATATGGGGCCTGGTGCTGGTAGTTTTGGCGGCAAAGTGATGGCCGCAGGAACTCCGGAAGAAGTTGCACACAATCCTAATTCATTAACCGGTCAATATTTAACCGGCAAAAAATTTGTTCCGGTGCCGTTAAAAAGGCGGAAAGGCAATGGTAAAAAAATTACTGTTACGGGAGCCCAGGAAAACAACTTAAAGAATCTTACGGTTGATTTCCCGTTAGGCGAATTTATCGTCGTTACCGGAGTTTCTGGTTCGGGAAAGTCGACTTTAGTGAATATGATTTTAAAACGGGCCTTAGCACAAAAAATTAACCGTAATCAGGCTAAGCCAGGCAAATACAAGAGTATCCGTGGTTATAAAAATATCGAAAAAATAATTGATATTGATCAAAGCCCGATCGGTAGAACCCCCCGCAGCAATCCGGCCACCTATACTAGTGTGTTTGATGATATTCGCGGCCTGTTTGCCCAGACAAATGAGTCAAAACTTCGCGGCTATACCAAGGCCCGGTTTTCGTTTAACGTTAAGGGCGGCCGCTGTGAAGCCTGTCATGGCGACGGCATTATCAAGATTGAGATGAACTTTTTGCCGGACGTCTATGTTCCGTGCAAGGTTTGTCACGGCCGCAGGTATAACTCGGAAACACTCGAAGTTACTTACCGTGAAAAAAATATTGCGCAGGTTTTAGATATGACGATCAGCGAAGCCTGCAGCTTTTTTAAAAATATTCCGAAAATTGCCCGCAAGCTGCAGACAATTGTTGATGTCGGTCTGGGCTATGTTAAGCTGGGGCAATCAGCAACAACCTTGTCTGGTGGTGAGGCACAGCGGATGAAGCTGGCTGCCGAATTGCAGAAGCTCTCAACCGGGAAAAACTTTTATATCCTGGATGAACCAACGACCGGACTGCACACAGATGATATCAAGCACCTACTGGAGGTGTTGCAGCGGCTAGTAGACCAGGGCAACACGGTTTTGGTAATTGAACATAACCTGGACGTGATAAAAAATGCCGATTGGCTGATCGATCTTGGCCCCGAGGGCGGCGAAGGCGGTGGCATGATTGTTGCAACCGGCACCCCGGAAGACTTGGTTAAAGTTAAGGATAGTTACACAGGACAATATTTAAGGCCGGTTCTGCAACGTGATACGCGCTTAACTATCAAAGCTGCTAATAAATAG
- a CDS encoding HdeD family acid-resistance protein, with amino-acid sequence MDNFSNYGYHRGFDWAAFISGILMVIAGLLLLRHPGVGLKAFILLFAILSIVQGIVWLAIYSHFRYFIPGSWVMIIAGLLDIIIGALFLYSYDAAGITIAYLFAFWFLFDSIANIIFGWQLRKISLGYFIFCLILNIFSFLIAICLMFNPALSALTLVWLIAFWLLIFGINQIIIAIARR; translated from the coding sequence ATGGACAATTTTTCTAATTACGGCTATCATCGCGGTTTTGATTGGGCAGCATTCATTTCGGGCATTTTAATGGTAATTGCCGGGCTCTTGTTACTGCGCCATCCCGGAGTTGGCCTAAAAGCGTTTATTTTATTGTTTGCAATTTTGTCAATCGTTCAGGGAATTGTTTGGCTGGCAATTTACAGTCATTTTCGCTATTTTATCCCCGGTAGCTGGGTGATGATCATCGCTGGTCTGCTAGATATTATTATTGGAGCGCTGTTTCTGTATTCGTATGACGCTGCAGGAATTACAATTGCCTACCTGTTTGCCTTTTGGTTTTTATTTGATTCAATTGCCAATATTATTTTTGGCTGGCAGTTACGTAAGATTTCGCTAGGTTATTTCATTTTTTGCTTAATTTTAAATATTTTCAGCTTCTTGATTGCAATCTGTCTAATGTTTAATCCAGCTTTGTCGGCATTAACGCTGGTCTGGTTGATTGCTTTTTGGCTGTTAATTTTTGGCATTAACCAAATAATTATTGCGATTGCCCGCCGCTAA
- a CDS encoding glycosyltransferase family 4 protein: protein MNIGLFTDTYFPQLSGVATSVKTLKDALEKEGHNVFIFTTTDPHVAKGTVEPNVFRFSSIPFISFTDRRIAFRGFFEATKVAREVKLDIVHTQTEFALGMMGKYVAHQLNIPAIHTYHTMYEDYLHYVLNGHLLRPYHVKQFTKGYLKSMDGVIAPSERVRVLLKKYGIKIPIRVIPTGVDIESMNEDSPRNVRQELGIDESAPVLLTLSRVAAEKKINHILNVMPDVVDEFPDVRLVIAGDGPELDELQDQVERLTLEDYVIFTGDVPHEDVANFYRMADLFVSASDTETQGLTYIEALAAGTRCVVYDTDYTEHVFDNPVLGSVFTTQSEMLEEILTCLKESKKAIPQAVLAKKLKQISAAHFGKQVLAFYQSAIGEYEKADKGSAND, encoded by the coding sequence ATGAATATTGGTCTTTTTACCGATACATATTTTCCCCAGCTTAGTGGGGTTGCGACTTCGGTTAAAACGCTGAAGGACGCACTGGAAAAAGAGGGGCACAATGTCTTTATCTTTACGACGACTGATCCCCATGTAGCTAAGGGAACGGTTGAACCAAATGTTTTTCGTTTCAGCAGCATTCCCTTTATTTCCTTTACTGACAGGCGAATTGCCTTTCGCGGCTTTTTTGAAGCAACCAAAGTTGCGCGAGAGGTAAAATTGGACATTGTGCATACGCAGACCGAATTTGCCCTAGGCATGATGGGCAAGTATGTTGCCCACCAGCTTAATATTCCGGCAATTCATACTTACCATACGATGTATGAAGATTACCTGCACTATGTGCTAAACGGCCACTTGCTCCGCCCGTACCACGTCAAGCAGTTTACCAAGGGCTATCTCAAAAGCATGGATGGGGTCATTGCCCCTAGTGAACGTGTTCGGGTTTTGCTTAAAAAATATGGCATTAAGATTCCGATTAGGGTAATCCCCACCGGCGTTGACATTGAAAGCATGAACGAGGATTCCCCCCGAAATGTTCGCCAGGAACTGGGGATTGATGAATCTGCTCCTGTCCTTCTAACTTTGAGCAGGGTCGCTGCGGAAAAAAAGATTAACCATATTTTGAACGTGATGCCGGATGTGGTCGATGAATTTCCTGACGTTCGCTTGGTGATTGCCGGTGATGGACCGGAATTAGACGAGCTGCAAGACCAGGTTGAGCGGTTAACCCTTGAAGATTATGTGATTTTCACGGGTGATGTTCCGCATGAAGACGTTGCGAATTTTTACCGCATGGCCGACCTCTTTGTGTCTGCTAGCGACACAGAAACGCAGGGGCTGACATATATTGAGGCTTTGGCGGCAGGAACAAGGTGTGTGGTCTACGACACAGATTACACGGAGCATGTTTTTGATAATCCGGTTTTGGGGAGTGTCTTTACAACGCAAAGTGAGATGCTTGAAGAGATTTTGACCTGCCTTAAGGAAAGCAAAAAAGCAATTCCGCAGGCAGTTCTTGCTAAGAAGTTAAAGCAGATTTCAGCTGCACATTTTGGTAAGCAGGTTTTGGCTTTTTATCAAAGTGCAATTGGAGAATATGAGAAGGCGGATAAAGGGAGCGCAAATGATTAG